A DNA window from Sulfitobacter noctilucicola contains the following coding sequences:
- a CDS encoding tripartite tricarboxylate transporter permease, whose product MENLLAGLEMLARWDVMLALLVGSVGGVIIGAIPGVGPAVAIAILLPATFSLDPIVGLTMLLGIYGSSMYGGAIPAVLINTPGTAVNALTSYDGYPMTKRGEAHRALSLAYSASFWGGIFGIGCLILLSPVLALVAPMFGSREIFLAALLGIILVILAHRGQIFAAGMLAMLGIFLQTVGLDAVTYTQRYTFGYSFLSSGINLIVVVLGLFALSQAFFLLTAPDTSPDAKPVSGRMGAGIKELFKHKRVATVASGFGVILGMIPGTGEFTAQFMSYTYAQKTSKEPDSFGKGSPEGLIASEAANNAVPAAAMIPLLALGIPGEALTAMMLSVFYVHNVIPGPQLFQNNIDLVYGLYFALIALNVIVMVFLLFSTNLLTKIIRVPTRFLGVMILLLSFVGVYSLRNSLTDCMIAAGFGVFGLILKRLNLPIVPIILGMVLGGIMEVKLRSALPRLKTPLDMIDRPIAAILFAMILLVLALHIRTLMKEWRAYVSEEDHDMHDSQTR is encoded by the coding sequence ATGGAGAACCTACTCGCCGGACTTGAGATGCTCGCCCGTTGGGATGTGATGCTAGCCTTGCTTGTCGGCTCTGTCGGCGGGGTCATCATCGGGGCCATTCCCGGCGTTGGCCCAGCGGTAGCAATCGCCATCTTGTTGCCTGCAACCTTCTCGCTTGATCCTATTGTGGGTCTGACAATGCTGTTGGGGATTTACGGATCGTCCATGTACGGTGGTGCGATCCCTGCCGTATTGATCAATACACCCGGAACCGCTGTTAATGCGCTAACGTCGTATGACGGCTATCCGATGACCAAGCGCGGGGAAGCGCACCGTGCACTTTCGCTGGCCTATAGCGCATCTTTCTGGGGCGGCATTTTCGGGATTGGCTGTCTGATCCTTTTGTCACCTGTGCTGGCGTTGGTCGCCCCCATGTTCGGATCGCGGGAAATATTTCTGGCGGCCCTTCTGGGTATTATTCTGGTAATTCTCGCTCATCGCGGCCAGATATTTGCAGCCGGAATGCTGGCAATGCTAGGTATCTTCTTGCAAACCGTTGGCCTTGATGCGGTGACCTACACGCAGCGCTATACTTTCGGCTATTCTTTTTTGTCATCGGGCATCAACCTGATCGTGGTTGTCTTGGGCCTGTTTGCCCTGAGCCAGGCCTTCTTCCTGCTTACCGCACCGGACACATCACCGGATGCCAAACCTGTATCAGGACGCATGGGCGCTGGCATCAAAGAGCTTTTCAAACACAAACGGGTGGCAACTGTGGCGTCGGGCTTTGGTGTCATCCTCGGCATGATCCCCGGAACGGGCGAATTCACGGCCCAGTTCATGAGCTACACCTATGCGCAGAAGACATCGAAAGAGCCGGACAGCTTTGGCAAAGGGTCGCCTGAAGGTTTGATTGCATCGGAGGCCGCGAACAACGCGGTGCCTGCGGCCGCGATGATCCCGCTGCTTGCGCTTGGTATTCCGGGTGAAGCGCTGACCGCGATGATGCTGTCGGTCTTTTATGTCCACAACGTCATTCCCGGCCCCCAACTCTTCCAGAACAACATCGATCTGGTCTACGGCCTCTACTTTGCGCTGATTGCACTGAACGTGATCGTCATGGTGTTCTTGCTGTTCTCGACCAATCTGCTGACCAAAATCATCCGCGTGCCGACCCGCTTCCTAGGTGTAATGATTTTGCTTTTGTCTTTCGTCGGTGTCTATTCACTGCGCAACTCTTTGACCGATTGCATGATTGCCGCCGGTTTCGGAGTGTTCGGCCTGATCCTGAAACGGCTGAACCTGCCTATCGTGCCGATCATCCTTGGCATGGTGTTGGGCGGGATTATGGAGGTGAAGCTTCGATCAGCCTTGCCGCGTCTCAAGACCCCGCTCGACATGATCGACCGCCCGATTGCAGCAATTCTTTTTGCCATGATCCTGCTGGTTCTGGCGTTGCACATTCGCACACTGATGAAGGAATGGCGCGCCTACGTTTCTGAAGAAGACCACGATATGCATGACAGTCAAACGAGGTAA
- a CDS encoding aminotransferase class III-fold pyridoxal phosphate-dependent enzyme codes for MKDSNFLKENNARLMWHPMTSPQDSIAQPPKIITGSDGVSITDIDGHRVVDGVGGLWNVNLGYSCTPVKEAITAQLEKLPYYSTFRGTSNDAAIELSYELSEFFAPDGMSRAFFTSGGSDSVETSLRLARQYHKLRGEAGRTKFLSLKKGYHGTHIGCASVNGNANFRNAYEPLLPGCYHIPAPYTYRNPFNETDPAKLAQLCVAALEDEIAFQGPNTIAAMIMEPILGAGGVIPPHESFAPMVQEICNRHGILLITDEVITAYGRTGAWSGARLWGIQPDMMATAKAITNGFFPFGAVMLGERMVEVFENNPAAKIAHGYTYSGHPVGAAAALACLAETKRLNVITNAAARGTQIYEGCLKLMEKHDIVGDVRGGHGLMTAIEMVSDRATKKPIDGDAGSRVQEAAYQNGAMIRISGPNLILSPPLVLTENDANILLSAVDAGLAAA; via the coding sequence ATGAAAGATTCGAACTTCCTGAAGGAAAACAATGCCCGCCTGATGTGGCACCCGATGACGTCGCCACAGGACAGCATCGCGCAACCGCCAAAGATCATAACAGGCTCGGACGGTGTTTCTATCACCGACATCGACGGGCACCGTGTGGTGGACGGGGTCGGGGGATTGTGGAATGTCAATCTTGGTTATTCCTGCACCCCTGTAAAAGAGGCGATAACGGCGCAGCTTGAAAAACTGCCCTATTATTCCACTTTCCGCGGCACATCCAATGATGCGGCGATTGAACTCTCGTATGAGCTAAGTGAATTCTTCGCACCTGACGGGATGAGCCGTGCGTTCTTTACCTCCGGTGGATCAGATTCGGTCGAGACGTCCCTGCGTCTGGCGCGCCAGTATCACAAGCTGCGCGGAGAAGCGGGAAGGACCAAGTTCCTCAGCCTCAAGAAAGGGTATCACGGCACACACATCGGCTGTGCTTCGGTTAACGGGAACGCAAATTTCCGCAATGCGTACGAGCCGTTGCTGCCCGGCTGCTATCACATTCCCGCGCCCTACACCTATCGCAATCCGTTCAACGAGACGGATCCGGCCAAGCTTGCACAGCTTTGTGTGGCGGCATTGGAAGATGAAATCGCCTTTCAGGGGCCAAACACGATTGCCGCGATGATTATGGAACCGATTCTGGGGGCTGGTGGCGTTATCCCCCCGCATGAATCCTTCGCGCCGATGGTTCAGGAAATCTGCAACCGGCATGGCATTCTGCTTATCACGGATGAGGTCATCACCGCCTATGGTCGTACCGGCGCTTGGTCCGGCGCGCGGCTTTGGGGAATCCAGCCTGACATGATGGCAACGGCTAAGGCGATTACGAACGGGTTCTTCCCTTTCGGTGCCGTGATGCTGGGTGAAAGGATGGTTGAGGTGTTTGAAAACAATCCGGCTGCCAAGATCGCGCATGGCTATACTTACTCCGGTCACCCCGTTGGCGCGGCGGCGGCGCTGGCTTGCCTTGCAGAGACGAAGCGCTTGAACGTGATAACCAACGCCGCGGCGCGTGGTACCCAGATCTATGAGGGATGCCTGAAGCTGATGGAGAAGCACGACATTGTCGGCGATGTGCGGGGCGGACACGGATTGATGACCGCGATCGAGATGGTTTCGGACCGTGCGACCAAGAAGCCGATCGACGGTGATGCCGGATCACGCGTGCAGGAAGCTGCCTATCAGAACGGTGCAATGATACGCATTTCAGGCCCGAACCTTATCCTGTCTCCGCCGCTTGTTTTGACAGAGAATGACGCGAATATTCTGTTGTCTGCGGTCGATGCAGGTTTGGCTGCCGCTTAA
- a CDS encoding tripartite tricarboxylate transporter substrate-binding protein, with the protein MSRFKTSAGALALAIATIAGPALAEYPEKPVEFVVPWPPGDLEDVLTRMIAEDFATAYDVPTAVVNKPGGGGGPFPGAIEVATAPADGYTVGSFIIAIPVVGPQIGIPELNPDPFIPLGNFLTYPFVIAAGANAPYDDINGLAAYAKENDVVLGHFGAPLVPTQVTFGLAKELGFAYASDAAFDALDCNTLASGDVDVINTTLQLILPCLDSVKVLASIGSERIPLTPDAPTVAELAPDLNVALWNGLFVHKDTPQDVQDKIIAVAQKTVMSERAQALAAETGASVYWQPAAEVADQIKTDIDTLNGIETMLSE; encoded by the coding sequence ATGTCCAGGTTTAAGACATCAGCAGGTGCCCTCGCGCTCGCCATCGCAACAATCGCAGGTCCGGCGCTTGCCGAGTATCCAGAGAAACCGGTCGAGTTTGTCGTGCCGTGGCCTCCGGGTGATCTAGAAGACGTGCTGACCCGCATGATTGCTGAGGATTTCGCCACCGCGTACGACGTGCCAACTGCCGTTGTGAACAAGCCCGGCGGTGGCGGTGGCCCGTTCCCCGGTGCCATCGAAGTCGCCACAGCGCCCGCTGATGGCTACACCGTAGGATCGTTCATCATCGCGATTCCCGTGGTTGGTCCACAGATCGGCATTCCCGAGCTGAACCCTGACCCGTTCATTCCGCTTGGCAACTTTCTGACCTATCCGTTTGTAATCGCCGCAGGTGCCAACGCGCCTTATGACGACATCAACGGTCTGGCAGCCTATGCGAAAGAAAACGACGTGGTGCTTGGCCACTTTGGAGCACCGTTGGTCCCCACTCAGGTTACTTTCGGTTTGGCGAAAGAACTGGGGTTTGCCTATGCATCTGATGCTGCGTTCGACGCGCTCGATTGCAACACGCTGGCTTCTGGCGATGTGGATGTCATCAACACCACACTCCAACTGATCCTGCCCTGCCTCGACAGCGTCAAGGTTCTGGCCTCCATTGGTTCAGAACGCATTCCACTGACACCTGATGCCCCGACGGTAGCCGAGCTGGCGCCCGATCTGAATGTCGCCCTTTGGAACGGCCTGTTTGTGCACAAGGATACGCCGCAGGACGTTCAGGACAAGATCATCGCCGTGGCCCAGAAGACAGTAATGTCCGAGCGCGCCCAAGCGCTTGCAGCGGAAACAGGTGCGTCCGTTTACTGGCAGCCAGCAGCCGAGGTTGCCGACCAGATCAAGACCGACATCGACACACTGAACGGCATCGAAACTATGCTCTCAGAGTGA
- a CDS encoding tripartite tricarboxylate transporter TctB family protein — MSRVKTLQSLFKRYRRPGDIVFAWVALILSAFFLSQLFDQTAWRKGAKLFAQPRFWPGVALSGMVVFAAFHLLGSALSERIYGRWREVWLWIASFEYAAWFIGYAMAVPYTGYLPTTVLFAVILTLRAGYRRIPTLIAAAVSAVVIVVLFKTLLKVNLPSGQIYEALPDGLRQIMLTYF, encoded by the coding sequence ATGTCGCGGGTCAAAACGCTTCAGTCACTCTTCAAGCGGTACCGCCGTCCGGGCGATATCGTTTTTGCGTGGGTGGCTTTGATCCTATCAGCCTTCTTTTTGTCGCAGCTTTTCGATCAGACCGCGTGGCGCAAGGGGGCAAAACTCTTTGCGCAACCAAGGTTCTGGCCCGGCGTTGCCCTTTCCGGCATGGTTGTCTTTGCCGCGTTTCATCTGCTGGGATCCGCATTGTCAGAACGCATCTATGGGCGTTGGCGTGAGGTCTGGCTATGGATCGCTTCATTTGAATATGCAGCCTGGTTTATCGGATATGCTATGGCGGTGCCCTATACCGGCTATCTGCCGACTACGGTTTTGTTTGCAGTCATACTGACCCTGCGTGCCGGTTACCGTCGCATTCCCACCCTGATTGCGGCGGCAGTGTCAGCCGTTGTGATCGTCGTGCTGTTCAAGACGCTGCTGAAAGTGAACCTGCCTTCAGGACAGATTTACGAGGCGCTGCCGGATGGCTTGCGTCAGATCATGCTGACCTATTTCTGA
- a CDS encoding MlaD family protein: METRANYILIGVFALLSILGTLAFFIWLASVQINKQYQTYGILFEDVSGLDPSGDVLFNGISVGKVIGLRIAPQDPSKVFTTIEVETEVPVRSDTTAQLQSQGVTGVAYISLSGGTPEAPPLVADAEGWRIIPSRRSTIQTLVQDAPDLLAEATVLLEQFQALTGPENQAHVTRILSNLDASSGNLDQALNDFSDITGTVREATAQITLFTERLDSIGAAVVTTLEQSDGTLSAATTTFETANTALNDALGVIQSVGGTFDQAKLILEEQVPEILAQVSQIGTQTTAAIADLQDRSGTTLDGFADTAELLNSRLTELETTLREANTAFVAVTEASDSFDALVDGDGTLLVAEARVVLGDTKEALATVQDVMLQDVPAIMTDIRAGVTTARQAVDNVATSLTTHLDPMAQDAQEAISSANALFVKAQSSLGTLDRTLEVAEGALGSAQTTFDGASDVLNTDLAPMMTDIRAASEQIALAITDVSKDMPAITSDLRALIARSDAVVRSVQATVSQSAPGISGFAGKGLPELTSLASEARSLVRTLGDLVRRIERDPARFILDGRVPEYRR; encoded by the coding sequence GTGGAAACGCGTGCAAACTATATCCTGATCGGCGTCTTCGCACTGCTAAGCATTCTGGGCACGCTGGCCTTTTTCATCTGGCTCGCAAGCGTGCAGATCAACAAACAGTACCAGACTTACGGCATTCTGTTTGAAGATGTGTCCGGCCTTGATCCGTCTGGTGATGTTTTGTTCAACGGGATATCCGTGGGCAAGGTCATTGGCCTGCGCATCGCACCGCAAGATCCCTCCAAGGTATTTACGACCATCGAGGTCGAAACAGAGGTGCCGGTAAGATCCGATACGACCGCACAACTCCAATCCCAAGGCGTTACAGGTGTGGCCTATATTTCGCTGTCCGGCGGCACACCCGAAGCACCCCCGCTGGTTGCCGATGCCGAAGGTTGGCGGATCATCCCGTCCCGCCGGTCGACCATTCAGACCCTCGTGCAGGATGCACCCGACCTGCTGGCCGAAGCGACCGTTTTGCTGGAGCAGTTTCAAGCGCTGACCGGCCCCGAAAATCAGGCCCACGTGACCCGCATCCTAAGCAATCTTGATGCTTCGTCAGGGAATTTGGATCAGGCGCTGAATGATTTCTCCGATATCACCGGCACAGTGCGCGAAGCGACGGCCCAGATCACGCTTTTCACCGAACGCCTCGATAGTATCGGTGCCGCCGTGGTCACAACGCTTGAACAGTCCGATGGTACCCTCTCCGCGGCCACCACAACATTTGAGACCGCGAACACGGCACTGAATGACGCGCTTGGGGTGATCCAGAGCGTCGGAGGGACCTTTGACCAGGCGAAACTGATCCTTGAGGAACAAGTGCCCGAAATCCTCGCGCAGGTCTCGCAGATCGGCACCCAGACAACAGCCGCAATTGCAGATCTGCAGGACCGTTCCGGCACCACGCTGGACGGATTCGCGGATACCGCGGAGCTGCTCAATTCGCGACTGACCGAACTTGAGACGACATTGAGGGAAGCCAACACCGCCTTCGTCGCTGTGACCGAGGCCTCCGACAGTTTTGACGCGCTTGTAGATGGCGATGGCACGCTTCTGGTGGCAGAAGCCCGCGTTGTGTTGGGTGACACCAAAGAGGCGCTCGCGACGGTGCAGGATGTGATGCTGCAAGATGTACCCGCCATTATGACGGATATACGCGCTGGTGTTACCACCGCACGACAGGCCGTGGACAATGTAGCAACCAGCCTGACCACCCATCTTGATCCGATGGCGCAGGACGCGCAGGAGGCAATCAGCTCCGCAAATGCGCTTTTCGTCAAAGCGCAAAGCAGTCTGGGAACGTTGGACAGGACCCTCGAAGTAGCTGAGGGTGCCTTGGGCTCTGCACAGACGACATTTGATGGAGCGTCCGATGTCCTGAACACCGATCTTGCCCCGATGATGACAGACATCCGCGCGGCATCAGAGCAGATTGCCTTGGCGATCACAGATGTCAGCAAGGACATGCCCGCGATAACTAGTGACCTGCGCGCGCTTATTGCCCGCAGCGATGCCGTTGTCCGTAGTGTTCAGGCCACCGTTTCACAAAGTGCGCCGGGCATCAGCGGGTTTGCAGGTAAAGGATTGCCTGAACTGACCAGCCTTGCCAGCGAGGCGCGGTCGCTTGTGAGAACCTTGGGCGATCTTGTGCGGCGTATAGAACGCGACCCCGCGCGGTTCATTCTTGATGGCCGCGTTCCGGAATACAGGAGATGA
- a CDS encoding IclR family transcriptional regulator — protein sequence MSSASKALALLSHFSVQRPEIGLSQLCRIAKRDKATTYRHLQALEEAGFIEQNPATKHYRLGPAVMHLAQVREATVPRKESAKSVLSVLADATGETSHVAVLSGTTVYGLCDCESPRHATRAVLDINTFPLHATASGLCALAFGGDDLLEAALKRMESFTASTLTSKSDIEASLDTVRETGFAQANRSYEDEIQGIAAPIFDHTGALAGTVAVASVASRFSAELERVIKAELIVAARALTHNWGGTVPAHIEAAWAKSVSRLHELESTS from the coding sequence ATGTCCTCAGCTTCCAAGGCCCTTGCGTTGCTTTCCCACTTTTCTGTCCAGCGGCCGGAGATCGGGTTGTCACAGCTGTGTCGCATCGCAAAGCGGGATAAAGCCACAACCTACCGCCACCTGCAGGCCCTTGAAGAAGCTGGATTTATTGAACAGAATCCTGCCACCAAACATTACCGGTTAGGACCGGCGGTGATGCATTTGGCGCAAGTGCGCGAAGCCACGGTGCCACGCAAAGAGTCGGCGAAATCGGTTTTGTCTGTTTTGGCTGATGCGACTGGTGAGACATCGCATGTAGCGGTTTTATCGGGCACGACTGTCTACGGGTTATGCGATTGTGAATCACCTCGCCACGCGACACGTGCCGTTCTGGACATCAACACTTTCCCGCTTCATGCGACGGCATCAGGATTATGCGCCCTCGCGTTTGGCGGTGACGATCTGCTTGAGGCGGCTTTGAAGCGGATGGAGAGTTTCACCGCGTCCACGCTCACGTCGAAATCGGATATCGAAGCTTCGCTCGACACTGTGCGCGAAACCGGATTTGCGCAGGCGAACCGCAGCTATGAGGACGAGATTCAGGGCATCGCCGCTCCGATTTTCGACCATACCGGTGCGCTTGCCGGGACCGTCGCCGTGGCCAGTGTAGCGTCCCGTTTCTCCGCTGAACTTGAGCGCGTCATCAAAGCCGAATTGATAGTGGCCGCGCGCGCGCTCACCCATAACTGGGGCGGGACTGTTCCTGCCCACATCGAAGCCGCATGGGCAAAATCTGTCTCACGCCTGCACGAATTGGAAAGCACATCATGA
- a CDS encoding ABC-type transport auxiliary lipoprotein family protein, translating into MFTLTRRSALLGAAASLSGCSAISTLNAATEALDTYDLRPVAGSTSGPRRARTLLVARPQAPATLSTDRILVRSDAASISYLPDARWTDELPEVIQSLLILSISATGRVSYVGRTDAGPVPDKALLVRIDAFDVSVAADGRFMAQVDMDLTVVNDQDQRIIASRRFLQTAQASNDTPAEIVAAFQRVIEDVLPTMSDWTLRQV; encoded by the coding sequence ATGTTCACACTAACACGTCGCAGCGCATTACTGGGTGCCGCCGCCTCTCTCAGCGGATGTAGCGCAATCAGTACGCTGAATGCTGCGACCGAGGCGTTGGATACCTACGATCTGCGACCTGTGGCCGGCTCAACATCCGGTCCGCGCCGCGCCCGCACCTTGCTGGTCGCCCGCCCTCAGGCTCCTGCGACGCTTTCAACCGACAGGATTCTTGTCCGCTCCGATGCCGCTTCTATCAGCTATCTACCTGATGCACGCTGGACCGATGAATTGCCTGAGGTCATTCAATCGTTGCTGATCCTCAGTATCAGCGCCACAGGCCGCGTAAGCTATGTGGGCCGCACCGATGCGGGGCCGGTTCCGGATAAGGCGTTGCTTGTGCGCATTGACGCATTCGACGTGAGCGTCGCTGCCGATGGTCGCTTCATGGCGCAGGTCGATATGGATCTTACCGTTGTAAATGATCAGGACCAGCGCATTATCGCATCCCGCCGTTTCTTGCAGACAGCGCAGGCGTCAAACGACACACCCGCCGAAATCGTCGCAGCGTTCCAGCGGGTGATAGAAGACGTCCTGCCAACCATGTCGGACTGGACATTGCGTCAGGTCTGA